The following are encoded together in the Danaus plexippus chromosome 15, MEX_DaPlex, whole genome shotgun sequence genome:
- the LOC116766490 gene encoding growth-blocking peptide, long form-like, with amino-acid sequence MMLSPYKYRNLTISWNTNIHCGNNLKMKINIHFIFFSLFLITLFENAQSGLVIGFVEKIHDSIHKVHEDVHNLFRPKENNNKNLSSDGYQRENQDNKPPSTVATNIKQDNNEKIIFADVDDTRNEKSMNNNNSIVTPADIGLWTTTDKTGTTEEVLIFSSSPTTPSPLSTTTKKEGRENFAAGCSTGYKRTPDGRCKPTF; translated from the coding sequence ATGATGTTATCTCCCTATAAATACAGAAACTTAACGATCAGTTGGAACACAAACATTCATTGTGGTAACAACTTGAAAATGaagattaatattcattttatatttttttccttatttcttataacattatttgaaaacgCCCAGAGTGGTTTAGTTATAGGCTTTGTCGAAAAGATTCACGATTCAATTCACAAAGTTCACGAGGATGTTCATAATTTGTTCAGAccaaaggaaaataataataaaaatctgtcaAGTGATGGCTATCAGAGAGAAAATCAAGATAATAAGCCTCCTAGTACCGTTGCgactaatataaaacaagacaacaatgagaaaataatatttgccgATGTTGATGATACAAGAAATGAGAAAAGTATGAATAACAATAATTCCATTGTTACTCCAGCTGACATCGGCCTATGGACAACTACAGATAAAACGGGTACAACTGAAGAGGTTCTGATTTTTTCTTCTTCCCCTACAACACCTTCACCTTTGTCAACAACAACGAAGAAGGAAGGAAGAGAAAATTTTGCAGCAGGATGTTCCACTGGCTATAAACGTACACCAGATGGTAGATGTAAGCCAACATTTTAA
- the LOC116766546 gene encoding probable serine/threonine-protein kinase clkA produces the protein MTTSIIIASIAIINAFVNASPQNEYASRNGQNPSETDAFYMNNNARDRPHQLSNFGNGNYKHNVINVDQTSNGFSVSSYEADRNIRPTSTSYNVNLNSPARTTVTSNGMGWDGTNGMDRRNAFSINDNRQEPQRPQSRFYQNGENSRGSIDRQQILKEILDKANIGTGNNNDNQIQIDGVRINVNPNPADNHGRGAGVRTGNPLVGNTQYLYNSRNGEENIVRPLTNRMGGGSYNVDNRGQNGNNANNYHAGAQNVPDDIIRNLYDSTQFVYNYGNGLNNKNIIQIDNVQNTEDRWRLNNRPRGKPLVENNNRCTNIYNDETLKVLPLNPNIL, from the exons ATGACtacatcaataataattgCGTCAATTGCTATTATCAATGCTTTTGTTAACGCCAGTCCACAGAATGAGTACGCATCAAG AAATGGGCAAAATCCTTCAGAAACTGAtgctttttatatgaataataatgcCAGA gATCGCCCTCATCAACTAAGTAATTTTGGTAATGGAAATTATAAACACAACGTCATAAATGTGGACCAAACTAGCAATGGTTTTTCTGTGTCAAGTTATGAAGCTGATCGCAACATTAGACCGACTTCAACAAGTtacaatgttaatttaaatagccCAGCCAGAACGACAGTTACCTCTAACGGGATGGGATGGGATGGGACAAACGGGATGGATAGAAGAAACGCGTTTTCTATCAATGATAATAGACAGGAGCCACAGAGACCTCAATCGAGGTTTTACCAGAATGGCGAAAATTCTAGAGGATCTATTGACAgacaacaaattttaaaggaaatactTGATAAAGCTAACATTGGGACAGggaataataatgataaccAGATTCAGATTGACGGAGTACGGATTAATGTCAACCCTAATCCAGCAG ataatcATGGAAGAGGTGCAGGAGTTCGAACCGGCAACCCTCTAGTTGGCAATacacaatatctttataatagtaGAAACGGTGAAGAGAATATAGTAAGACCACTCACTAATCGAATGGGTGGCGGATCGTATAACGTGGACAATAGAGGCCAAAATGGAAACAATGCAA ATAACTATCATGCTGGAGCTCAAAATGTACCAGATGATATTATCCGAAATCTCTATGATAGCACCcaatttgtttataactatGGCAATGgtcttaataacaaaaatatcatacaaattGATAATGTCCAAAACACTGAGGATAGATGGAGGTTAAATAACCGTCCAAGAGGAAAGCCCTTAGTGGAGAACAACAATAGGTGTactaacatttataatgacgaaacattaaaagtattacCACTAAAtcctaatattttatga
- the LOC116766337 gene encoding putative uncharacterized protein DDB_G0282133 isoform X1, whose amino-acid sequence MTISIIVALTAIINAFLHITNASAQNEYASRNRQNQAESDSVYMNNYNRNHQIQLSNFANGNYKHNVINVDQTSNGFSVSSYEADHNIRQTSTNYNVHLNNPARTTVSSNVNNGMNTKNTFSLNDNRQDLHRTQSMFNQNEPQSRGSIDRQQILREILEKAKIGTGNNNNNQIYVNGERINLYPNRADNHATDEAVVSGRSSVGPTQFVIVMAVVLKIKIL is encoded by the exons ATGACTATATCAATAATAGTTGCATTAACTGCTATTATTAATGCTTTTCTCCATATAACCAACGCCAGTGCACAGAATGAGTACGCGTCAAG aaatCGACAAAATCAGGCAGAATCTGATTctgtttatatgaataattataacaga aatcACCAGATCCAATTAAGTAATTTCGCTAATGGAAATTATAAACACAACGTGATAAATGTGGACCAAACTAGTAATGGTTTTTCCGTGTCAAGCTATGAAGCTGATCACAACATTAGACAGACTTCGACTAACTacaatgttcatttaaataacccAGCCAGAACAACAGTAAGCTCTAATGTAAATAATGGgatgaatacaaaaaatactttttctttaaatgataACAGACAAGATTTACATAGAACTCAATCGATGTTTAACCAGAATGAACCGCAATCTAGAGGATCTATTGACAGACAACAAATTCTGAGGGAAATACTCGAAAAAGCTAAAATCGGTACaggcaataataataacaaccaGATTTATGTCAACGGGGAAAGAATTAATCTCTACCCGAATCGAGCAG ataaTCATGCAACGGATGAAGCAGTTGTAAGTGGTAGATCTTCAGTTGGTCCTACACAATTCGTTATAGTCATGGCAGTGGtgcttaaaataaagattttgtaa
- the LOC116766337 gene encoding GATA zinc finger domain-containing protein 3-like isoform X2, whose amino-acid sequence MTISIIVALTAIINAFLHITNASAQNEYASRNRQNQAESDSVYMNNYNRNHQIQLSNFANGNYKHNVINVDQTSNGFSVSSYEADHNIRQTSTNYNVHLNNPARTTNEPQSRGSIDRQQILREILEKAKIGTGNNNNNQIYVNGERINLYPNRADNHATDEAVVSGRSSVGPTQFVIVMAVVLKIKIL is encoded by the exons ATGACTATATCAATAATAGTTGCATTAACTGCTATTATTAATGCTTTTCTCCATATAACCAACGCCAGTGCACAGAATGAGTACGCGTCAAG aaatCGACAAAATCAGGCAGAATCTGATTctgtttatatgaataattataacaga aatcACCAGATCCAATTAAGTAATTTCGCTAATGGAAATTATAAACACAACGTGATAAATGTGGACCAAACTAGTAATGGTTTTTCCGTGTCAAGCTATGAAGCTGATCACAACATTAGACAGACTTCGACTAACTacaatgttcatttaaataacccAGCCAGAACAACA AATGAACCGCAATCTAGAGGATCTATTGACAGACAACAAATTCTGAGGGAAATACTCGAAAAAGCTAAAATCGGTACaggcaataataataacaaccaGATTTATGTCAACGGGGAAAGAATTAATCTCTACCCGAATCGAGCAG ataaTCATGCAACGGATGAAGCAGTTGTAAGTGGTAGATCTTCAGTTGGTCCTACACAATTCGTTATAGTCATGGCAGTGGtgcttaaaataaagattttgtaa
- the LOC116766327 gene encoding probable serine/threonine-protein kinase clkA, producing the protein MTTSIIFALIAIINAFIYITNASPQNAYASSKLRTQTEPYMNNNDRQRHHEIRNFANGNNKQNVINVDQTRNGFSVSSYEANRNIRPTSTNNNVILNTPARSNINSNVCNGVENRKTVSFNNNRQETRRTQTRFSPNNILFGGSFDRPLKEVLYNSNIGTGSNDNQVFVEGRRINIYPKQADNHGRDAGVPTGNPLVGNTQYLYNSRNGEESIVRPLTNRMGGGSYNVDNRGQNGNNPNNYHARSGVQNVPDDTISSLYDSTRFVDNYGRGENNRNIIRIETS; encoded by the exons atgactacatcaataatatttgcatTAATTGCTATCATTAATGCttttatctatataacaaATGCCAGTCCACAGAATGCATACGCATCGAG caaGTTGAGAACCCAAACAGAAccttatatgaataataatgatCGA CAGCGGCATCACGAAATAAGGAATTTCGCTAATgggaataataaacaaaacgtaATAAATGTGGACCAAACTAGAAACGGTTTTTCCGTGTCAAGTTATGAAGCTAATCGCAACATTAGACCGACATCAACTAAcaacaatgttattttaaatacccCGGCCAGATCAAACATCAATTCTAATGTATGCAACGGAgtagaaaatagaaaaaccgtttctttcaataataacaGACAGGAGACACGGAGAACTCAAACACGGTTTTCCCCGAATAACATACTGTTTGGAGGATCTTTTGATAGACCTTTAAAAGAAGTACTTTATAATTCTAACATTGGTACGGGCAGTAATGATAATCAGGTCTTCGTCGAGGGTAGAAGAATTAACATTTACCCAAAACAAGCAG ataatcATGGAAGAGATGCAGGAGTTCCAACCGGCAACCCTCTAGTTGGCAATacacaatatctttataatagtaGAAACGGTGAAGAGAGTATAGTAAGACCACTCACTAATCGAATGGGTGGCGGATCGTATAACGTGGACAATAGAGGCCAAAATGGAAACAATCCAA ATAATTATCACGCTCGGTCTGGAGTTCAAAACGTACCTGATGATACCATTTCGAGTCTTTATGACAGTACAAGATTCGTTGATAACTATGGCCGTGgtgaaaataatagaaatattataagaatagagACTTCTtaa